The DNA region GCATTGCCATCTCGCGGTGATCATGGCCGCCATGAGCAACGCCGTGGAACTGCGGCTCGAGCGCCACGATGCCGTCACCGGCATCCTGCCCCTGTTCCATTGCGGGCAACACACCATCCTCCTGAGCTTCATGCTGGTCGGCGCGAAGACGGCCCTGATGAAGGGTTTCGATCCGCTGGTCGCGATGGAGCGCGTGCAGCAAGAAAAGCTGACGGTCTTCGTCGGGCTGCCGCTCATGTACGCGGCCATTCTCAACCACCCGAAGCGCGCCGAACATGACCTTGGCAGCTTGCGGGCTTGCGTCTACGCGATGGCGCCGATGCCGGAGCCGCTGCTGCGGCGGCTGATCCCCGAGATCTGCCCCAACTTCATCCTTATCAGCGGCCAGACGGAAATGTATCCGGGCACCACGATGGCGCAGCCCGATCGTCAGCTCGAGCGCTTCGGCAATTATTGGGGGGAATCCTGTCTGGTGAACGAGACGGCGATCATGGACGATCAGGGCGTTGCCCTGACACGCGGAGAAATCGGCGAGATCGTGCATCGTGGTCCCAATGCCATGCTCGGCTACTACCGGGATCCGGCGGCGACCGCGGCGACCCGTCTCTTCGGCTGGCACCATACCGGCGATCTCGGGCTGATCGACGAGAACGGAGAAGTCCTGTTTCTCGACCGCAAGAAGGATATGATCAAGTCGGGAGGAGAGAACGTCTCCTCGGTGCGGATCGAGGAGGTGCTGCTCGCGCATCCTGCCGTGCAGAATGCCGCAGTCGTCGGATTGCCGCATCCTCGCTGGGGCGAGGCGGTCTGCGCCTTCGTGAAGCTGAAGCCCGACCACATGGCGAACGAGGACGGCATCATCCAGCATTGCAGGTGCCATCTCGGCGGCTTCCAGATCCCCAAGCTCGTGAAGTTCATGGACGAGATGCCCATGACCGCGACCGGCAAGTTGCGCAAGGCGGAGCTGCGCCAAAGCTTCGCCGCCCATTTCGACAACATTGCATGAGGATCTCGGCCAAAGGCCAAGGGAGAGGCCACGCATGATCCATACCGAACAGCACCGCGAGCTCTCGCGCTCGGTCACCAAATTCGTCGAGAGCGAGATCGATCCTCATGCGCAGGAATGGGAGAGAGAAGGGATTTTCCCGGCCCATGAGCTCTTCAAGAAAATGGGCGCGCAAGGCTTCCTCGGCATTCACAAGCCCGAGCGGTTCGGCGGCCTCGCGCTCGACTACTCCTACGAGCTCGCCTTCTGCGAGGCGCTCGGCGCGGCGAAGTCGAGCTCGGTCGCCATGGCGATCGGCGTCCAGACCGACATGGCGACGCCCGCGCTCTGCCGCTACGGGTCCGACGCGCTTCGCGACGAGTTCCTGGCGCCGAGCATTTCCGGCGAATACGTGGCCTGCCTAGGCGTCTCGGAAACAGGCGCCGGCTCCGATGTCGCGAACCTGAAGACGAGCGCCCGCAAGGACGGGGGCGACTATGTCATCAATGGTGGCAAGATGTGGACGACGAACGGCACCCAGGCCGACTGGATGTGTCTTCTCGCCAACACCAGCGACCGGCCGGTCCATAAGAACAAGACGCTGATCTGCCTGCCGATGAAGACCAAGGGCGTTGAGGTCGCGCGCAAGCTCGACAAGCTCGGGATGCGCGCCTCGGACACCGCGCAGATCCATTTCGACGATGTACGCGTGCCGCAGCGCTACCGCATCGGCGAGGAAGGGATGGGCTTCATCTACCAGATGCAGCAATTCCAGGAAGAACGCCTCTGGGGCGCGACCGCGACCCTCCGCAACATGGAGCGGGCCTTGCAAATGACAATCGACCACACTTCGAACCGACAGGCCTTCGGCAAGAGCCTCCTCGACAATCAGGTCGTGCATTTCAGGCTTGCCGAGCTGCAGACCGAGATCGAGCTGTTGCGATCACTGATCTACCGTGCGGTCGAGGCGCATATCAATGGCGAGGATGTCCTCCAGCTCGCCTCCATGGCCAAGCTCAAGGCCGGCCGCCTGCATCGCGAGGTCGCCGATTCCTGCCTGCAGTATTTTGGAGGCATGGGCTACATGACTGACACGGAAATCTCGCGCATCTTTCGCGACTCCCGCCTCACCTCGATAGGTGGGGGAGCGGACGAGGTCATGCTCGGCATCGTGGCCAAGGGAATGGGCATTTTTCCCGGGCAGCGGAACAGGTAAGCTACCTCCGCCACCGCTTCTCCCCTCCGCCGAAATTGCAGGCTCGGATAAGACGTCCAAAACCCGGCTCCGGACTCAGATATGCCCCTCAGGCCGAGCTGCCCGCCTCGAGACGGCAGGGTCTAGCGAAGCCGCCCGATGGGGATGATCTCCCGGTCCGTGGGGCTGAAAGGCAGACCCGCCCAATTGCCGAGCCATCTTTCGACGACCAACCCGGCGTCATGCATCATGCTCGAGAGGTTCTCTCTTGAAGGAAAGGCGAGCTTTGAACGGGAGGAATATATGCGGCCATTCGTGCCAATCCTGTAGTAGGTCCCATAAGTCACGATCCCCGTCTGGGGATCTTGGCTGGCATCGTTCCAAGCGAGAACCTCGCCAAAGATCGGGTGCTTGATCAGTCGCTCCGATGCATGGGGAGTCCATGTCTTCCAAGCCTCGACCAGCGGATTCCGCGAGTCGAAAATAAAGCGTCCCTCGGTTGTCAGATGGCGCGCGATCGTCCGAAGGACCGCGGATTGGTCTTGCGCCCAGAGGAATACCTGAAAGGCATGCCCGGTCAGCACGATCAGGTCGAAGCGCCGGTTCAGCTGCACCTTTCGGGCGTCGTCTTGCACCCAGCTGACCCGCTCGCCGCCTGGCCTGCGGGCCGCGATATCGAGCATCGGCCCCGCGGCATCGACGCCGACGACCTCGCGTCGCGTATCCTGCGCCATACTCGCGGCGAACATGCCCGTGCCACATCCGAGATCGAGCGTGGATGAGCAGCCGGCAGCGAGGTTCTTGCAATATTCGAAATCGTCGCCCCACTCGTTCTCGATGTCATAGAATTGGACGAGGTCGGGATCGTTGTAGAGACCATCGGCTTGCACGCAGCGGGCTCCTCAGATGTCGCCATTGGCAATAGCGTCATTTGGCCTGCCCGTCACGACTCGCCATTGCCGGACGAGATCTCGACGATCGGCCAGCTCCCGTCGCAGTTGACGGTCAACGGCTTGGATCAATGCAGGTTGGCTGGAGCCGAACGGCACAAAACTGTCTACAGATGTGCAAGGACCTTCCGAAGCGGAAGCCCTAAGCACTTTGCAAGTTGATCGTCCTGTTCCGCGGTCGTGTTGCCGATATCGGGATTCATCGCCTCGAGGACAAAGCGGCCGAATGCAGCCGGCCAAATATAGCGAAGATCGTTCAGCGAGGTTTGCGAGCCGCAGCATGGCGTTGTGACGGCGAGATCGCGAAATAATGTCTGCCAGGCCCGATCCATCGCACCACGCCACCAATGTTCGACGTCAACGCCGCAGGCCGGACACTGAATGTCGGATAAGTTCCCCAGCCCGCTGAAGAACTCAGTGTTCTCCTTAAGCTCGAAAGAAACCTTGTCCGCGCGGGGTGCGCAGGAAGACAATAGCTGAACCGCCCTTTCCGCCGCGTCTTTCGTCGGTTGGGCATTTGGGTCGGCGGGCACGAACTGTATCCAATGGTCGGACACTTGATCACCTCCCCCAATGCGGCTCGTCCGGAAAAACACACGAACGGAACAATACGCAACGGCCAGCGGCCGCGCTCTGCAAAATATTCATCGTGGCAGTTCCAGATCGCGATCGAGCGGAAAGATCGGGCGCCGGACCCTGGCATAAGGCAGTTTGGTGAGATCCGGTGTGCAGAGCGCGCCGCTGTCGCAGACAATCACCTGCCCCGCGATCGGCTCGAAGGCCGCACGAAAATGCTGCATCGATTTCAGCGCGACGACGGATTTCGCCACCGGGTCGATGCCGAATGCGCGGAACTGCTGCAGGTCGAGCATTTGCGACGGAGCCGAGACGACAAGGATGTCGATGTCGCCGACGCCCAGCACCGCCGTCGTGCCCCAGCTTCCCTTGAGGCCGCCGACCATCGGCCCATCCCCGATATAGGCGCCATCGCTCAACAGCCTGAGCTGCCCCGCGACCGCCAATGGTGCGCCACCGACATACGGGTCCGTCTTGCCGCCAAGCCGGATCGTCACTGTCTCACCAACCTTGTGTCGATGAAGTTCCAGCGCAGCTTCCGGATCGACCATCGGCCCGAAGCAAGCGTCCTTGACGTCCGCCGCGATCATCGCGCGGAGCAGCTCGGTGGAATCGCCGTAGCCGCCACCGCCCGGGTTGTCGGCATAATCGGCGATGACCAGCGGCCCACCGGATTTCGTGTAGGCGTTGGCGAGGCGGGCCGCTTCCTCCACCGACACATAGTTGTTGACGTTCTCGAAGCGCCGTTCCCACATGTCGTCGACCAGCGCCTCGGCGAAGGCGCGGTGCCGCGCGAGATCGCCCTGCGCGGTGACGAGCACCGTCGGCCCGACTTCCTCGATATCGGCATTGCCGAAGCCGCCATTGACGCTGACGGCAAAGACGTCCGGCTCCTGCTCATAGGCCCGGGCGCGGGCGATGCGCTCCACCATCGGGCCGATATCGGTGCGCCCGCCGTTGATTTCCTCGAGCATCGGCCGCGCGGCGCGCAGCGTCACCGGCCGCGCTTCGCCCGTCATCGCCTTCTGCAGGGTTTCCGCCGCCTGCCGCGCGCAGATCCGCATGTCGACATGCGGATAGGTCTTGTAGGACACGATGATATTGGCGAGCTCCGCCATCTTGCGCGTCACATTGGCATGCGGATCGAGCGTGATGCCGATTGGGATATCCGGCCCGACGACGGCGCGCAGGCGCTCCAGCAACTCGCCCTCCCCGTCCTGGCAGAAATCGGTGACCATCGCGCCGTGCAACCCAAGCAGGATGCCCCGGATCTCGCCCTTATGCCGGCGCGCCGTCTCGACGATCACGCCGGCGATACGCTCATAGGCATCGCGCGTCACCGGCCCTGACGGGAAGGCCGACGCGCTGATCGCGTGGACCAGCAGCCAGCCATGATGCTTCGCGACATCGTTGAAACCGGCGATCGGCGTGTTGGCATCGCCCCGCTCGGCGATGGCCGTGTCGCCCTGATGCAGGCCGCGCTCCTCGAAACAGGCGTAGTCGGTCGGGCGACGGCTGAACGTATTGCTCTCATGCGCGAATTCCGCGGTCAAAACCGTGAACGACATCGTTCTGATCTCCGTTCTTTCAGGTGATGGGATGGTGGCAAGCGACCGGATGGCCCTCCTCCACGGCCACGGGTTCCGGCCTCTCGCTGCGGCACAGCTCGCTGGCGCGCGGGCAGCGCATCGCGAAGGCGCAGCCTTGCGGGAGATCGAAGGCGCTGGCGATTTCGCCGCTCAGCGTCGTCACGACCCGGCGGCGCGCAGGATCGGGCGCGAAAGTGCTGTCGACCAGCGCCTTCGTGTAGTGGTGACGCGGCCGCGCCTGGGGATGCGGCAATATCTCGACGATGCGCCCGAGATACATCACGACGATCCGATCGCAGAAATAGCGGACCAGCCCGAGATCATGCGAGATGAAAAGGTAGGTCAGGCCGAAATCCGTCCGAAACCGCTCCAGCAACTCGACGATCTGCGCCTGGATCGAGACGTCCAGCGAGGCGGTGGGCTCGTCGAGCACCAGGAAATCCGGTCTCAGCGCCAAAGCGCGGGCGATGCCGACCCGCTGCTTCTGGCCGCCGGAAAGCTGGTGCGGATAGCTTTTGGCCACCGCCGAACCGAGGCCCACCATGGCGAGCAGTTCCTCGATCCTGGCCGCGGCGGCTTTGCCGGAGAGGCGGGTCTCCTGGAGCTGGAACGGTTCGAGCAGCGCCGCGCCGATCGTGTAGCGCGGATCAAGCGAGGAATAGGGATCCTGGAATACCATCTGCATGCGCTGGCGCAGGCGGCGCAGGGCCGCCTGGTTCAGGCCCGCGAGATCGACGCCGTCGAAGGCGACCGAGCCTGACGTTGCTTCGACGAGCCGCAGGACGAGCCGGGCGAGGGTCGACTTCCCGCAGCCGGATTCACCGACGACCCCGGTGACGCGGCCGCGTTCGACATCGAGCGACACGTCGTTCACCGCGCGCATCACGCGGCTCTTGCCGAACAAGCCGCCGCTTGCCACGAATTCCCGCGTCAGGTTGCGGATGGAGACGAGCGCCTCCCCTGCCCTCTCAGCCATCGGCGCCAACCTCGCCGAAATGGCAGGCGACCGATGCTTCGCCGTGCCGCCGCCGCAATGGCGCCTCGCCGCCGCAAATGACCTCGGCCCGGTCGCAACGCGGGTGGAAGCGGCAGCCGGATGGATAGAGTGCGACGCTCGGCACGGCGCCGCGAATGCCCTTCAGGCTGCCCGGCAGCGCGCCCTCCTTGGCGATGCAGTTGATCAGCGCGCGGGTATAGGGATGCCGCGGCTGCGCAAAGATGCGCGCCACCCTGTTGCTCTCGGCGATCCGGCCGGCATAGAGCACGACGACGCGGTCGCAGGCCTGCGCCACCACGCCCATATCGTGCGTGATCAGCATCAGGGCGACATTGCGCAGCCGCACCAGCTCGACCAGGATCTGAATGATCTGCGCCTGGATCGTCACGTCGAGCGCGGTCGTCGGCTCGTCCGCGATGATCAGTTCGGGATCGGCCGCGAGCGCCATGGCAATGACGATGCGCTGCTTCATGCCGCCCGAAAGCTGGTGCGGATATTGGCGGTAGACGGTCGCAGCTTCAGGGATGCGCAATTGCTGCATCAGCTCGATGCCGCGCGCCCGCGCCTCATCGTTCCTGAGGCCGAGATGCAGCCGCGACACCTGGTCGATCTGGCTACCGATGCGCCGGATCGGATCGAGCGACGTCATCGGGTTCTGCGTGATCAGCGCCATACGCCTGCCGCGCAGGCGCCGGTACTGGGCTTCGGGCAGGCCGACGAGATCGAGCCCGGCAAAGCGCATCGAGCCGCCGGTGATCCAGCCGCCGATCAGCGGCAGCAGCCCCATGACGGACAGTGCCGTCAGCGATTTGCCGGAACCGGATTCTCCGACGACGCCAAGGATCTCGCCCTTGTCGAGCGAGAAGGACAGGCGATCGAGCGGTTGCAGCGCCGCGATGGAGATGGAGAGGTCGTCGACCGTGAGCAGCGCCATCTCAGACGTCCCGCAGACGTTGGCGGATATCGAGCGCATCGATCAGGGAATCGCCGAAGAGATTGATGGCGATCACGGTCGCGGCGATGGCGACGCCGGGAAAGATGATGATCCAGGGCGCGATGAAGATCTGCGCCGTACCGGAGCTCATCATCGCACCCCAGCTCGGCGTCGGCGGCTGCGCGCCGAGCCCGAAGAAGCCGAGCGTCGCCTCGAGGATGATCGCATCGCCGGTCGCCAGCATGCCCGCGACGATGACCGGCGTCAGCGCATTCGGCAGCAGGTGGCGCATGAGCACATGCGCATGGCCGGCGCCGAGACTGATCGTCGCCTCGACATAGGTCTCGCCCTTCAGCGCCATGATCTGGGCGCGGGTCAACCGGGTGAATTGCGCGAGATAAGCGATGCTGATGGCGATCGCCGTGCTGTGCAGGCCAGGTCCGAGAATGGCGATCAACATCAGCGCGAGCAGGATTTCGGGAAATGCCCAGGTGAGGTCGACGATCACCGTTACGGCCCGGTCGAACGGGCCGCCGAAATACCCTGCGGCGGCGCCGAGCACCATGCCGACCGCCACCGAAACGCCGATCGAGACGACGCCGACGGTGAGCGAGGTGCGAGCGCCGTAGATGATGCGCGAAAGCAGGTCGCGGCCGAACTCGTCGGTCCCGAGCCAGAAGGCGGCGGACGGCTCATGATTGGCGAGCGAGAGGTTCTGCGCATCGAAGCCATAAGGTGCGATCCAGGGCGCCAGCAGCGCGCAGAGGATGACCACGAGCAGGAACCCTACGGAGAGCGCCCCGCGAAAGCTGCGCAGGATCTTGCCGGGCAAGGGGCTGCCGAACATGGCTATCGCACCCCGTCGCGGATGCGCGGATCCATGCTCGCCTGGATGACGTCGCCGAGCAGCGTGCCTAGCATGACCGCGATCGCCAGCATCAGCAGGCAGCCCTGCACGACCGGGTAATCACGCTGGTTGAGCGAATGGATCAACAGGGAACCGAGGCCGGGACGGGCGAAGACGAACTCGACCGTCACGGCGCCACCAAGGATCCAGCCGATGCGCAGGCCGAGGATGGTCACGACCGGCAGCAGCGCATGGCGCATGACATGGCCGATCTGGATCTTCCAGTTCGGCACGCCCTTCGCATGCAGCATGAGCGCGAAATCCTTGCGCGCGACATCGA from Rhizobiales bacterium GAS188 includes:
- a CDS encoding long-chain acyl-CoA synthetase, translated to MTEVLATIEGVAGPGRIGRVAIGDVLRRSAIRFPDRIAIVEGARRTSYAELDAASNRLANYFLSRGLRRGDKVATIGHNSTEYVVATFAIHKAGLVWVPINAMLGADDMRFILGHAGVSLAAIDGAILADVTRREILDDLRISPIVIGGTVGSDSPDVPSIARAIEEQSPVEPEVEINERDLALIMYTSGTTARPKGAMHCHLAVIMAAMSNAVELRLERHDAVTGILPLFHCGQHTILLSFMLVGAKTALMKGFDPLVAMERVQQEKLTVFVGLPLMYAAILNHPKRAEHDLGSLRACVYAMAPMPEPLLRRLIPEICPNFILISGQTEMYPGTTMAQPDRQLERFGNYWGESCLVNETAIMDDQGVALTRGEIGEIVHRGPNAMLGYYRDPAATAATRLFGWHHTGDLGLIDENGEVLFLDRKKDMIKSGGENVSSVRIEEVLLAHPAVQNAAVVGLPHPRWGEAVCAFVKLKPDHMANEDGIIQHCRCHLGGFQIPKLVKFMDEMPMTATGKLRKAELRQSFAAHFDNIA
- a CDS encoding citronellyl-CoA dehydrogenase, whose translation is MIHTEQHRELSRSVTKFVESEIDPHAQEWEREGIFPAHELFKKMGAQGFLGIHKPERFGGLALDYSYELAFCEALGAAKSSSVAMAIGVQTDMATPALCRYGSDALRDEFLAPSISGEYVACLGVSETGAGSDVANLKTSARKDGGDYVINGGKMWTTNGTQADWMCLLANTSDRPVHKNKTLICLPMKTKGVEVARKLDKLGMRASDTAQIHFDDVRVPQRYRIGEEGMGFIYQMQQFQEERLWGATATLRNMERALQMTIDHTSNRQAFGKSLLDNQVVHFRLAELQTEIELLRSLIYRAVEAHINGEDVLQLASMAKLKAGRLHREVADSCLQYFGGMGYMTDTEISRIFRDSRLTSIGGGADEVMLGIVAKGMGIFPGQRNR
- a CDS encoding Ubiquinone/menaquinone biosynthesis C-methylase UbiE; this encodes MQADGLYNDPDLVQFYDIENEWGDDFEYCKNLAAGCSSTLDLGCGTGMFAASMAQDTRREVVGVDAAGPMLDIAARRPGGERVSWVQDDARKVQLNRRFDLIVLTGHAFQVFLWAQDQSAVLRTIARHLTTEGRFIFDSRNPLVEAWKTWTPHASERLIKHPIFGEVLAWNDASQDPQTGIVTYGTYYRIGTNGRIYSSRSKLAFPSRENLSSMMHDAGLVVERWLGNWAGLPFSPTDREIIPIGRLR
- a CDS encoding Microcystin degradation protein MlrC, contains DUF1485 domain — encoded protein: MSFTVLTAEFAHESNTFSRRPTDYACFEERGLHQGDTAIAERGDANTPIAGFNDVAKHHGWLLVHAISASAFPSGPVTRDAYERIAGVIVETARRHKGEIRGILLGLHGAMVTDFCQDGEGELLERLRAVVGPDIPIGITLDPHANVTRKMAELANIIVSYKTYPHVDMRICARQAAETLQKAMTGEARPVTLRAARPMLEEINGGRTDIGPMVERIARARAYEQEPDVFAVSVNGGFGNADIEEVGPTVLVTAQGDLARHRAFAEALVDDMWERRFENVNNYVSVEEAARLANAYTKSGGPLVIADYADNPGGGGYGDSTELLRAMIAADVKDACFGPMVDPEAALELHRHKVGETVTIRLGGKTDPYVGGAPLAVAGQLRLLSDGAYIGDGPMVGGLKGSWGTTAVLGVGDIDILVVSAPSQMLDLQQFRAFGIDPVAKSVVALKSMQHFRAAFEPIAGQVIVCDSGALCTPDLTKLPYARVRRPIFPLDRDLELPR
- a CDS encoding oligopeptide/dipeptide ABC transporter, ATP-binding protein, C-terminal domain-containing protein, producing MAERAGEALVSIRNLTREFVASGGLFGKSRVMRAVNDVSLDVERGRVTGVVGESGCGKSTLARLVLRLVEATSGSVAFDGVDLAGLNQAALRRLRQRMQMVFQDPYSSLDPRYTIGAALLEPFQLQETRLSGKAAAARIEELLAMVGLGSAVAKSYPHQLSGGQKQRVGIARALALRPDFLVLDEPTASLDVSIQAQIVELLERFRTDFGLTYLFISHDLGLVRYFCDRIVVMYLGRIVEILPHPQARPRHHYTKALVDSTFAPDPARRRVVTTLSGEIASAFDLPQGCAFAMRCPRASELCRSERPEPVAVEEGHPVACHHPIT
- a CDS encoding peptide/nickel transport system ATP-binding protein/peptide/nickel transport system permease protein — protein: MALLTVDDLSISIAALQPLDRLSFSLDKGEILGVVGESGSGKSLTALSVMGLLPLIGGWITGGSMRFAGLDLVGLPEAQYRRLRGRRMALITQNPMTSLDPIRRIGSQIDQVSRLHLGLRNDEARARGIELMQQLRIPEAATVYRQYPHQLSGGMKQRIVIAMALAADPELIIADEPTTALDVTIQAQIIQILVELVRLRNVALMLITHDMGVVAQACDRVVVLYAGRIAESNRVARIFAQPRHPYTRALINCIAKEGALPGSLKGIRGAVPSVALYPSGCRFHPRCDRAEVICGGEAPLRRRHGEASVACHFGEVGADG
- a CDS encoding peptide/nickel transport system permease protein → MFGSPLPGKILRSFRGALSVGFLLVVILCALLAPWIAPYGFDAQNLSLANHEPSAAFWLGTDEFGRDLLSRIIYGARTSLTVGVVSIGVSVAVGMVLGAAAGYFGGPFDRAVTVIVDLTWAFPEILLALMLIAILGPGLHSTAIAISIAYLAQFTRLTRAQIMALKGETYVEATISLGAGHAHVLMRHLLPNALTPVIVAGMLATGDAIILEATLGFFGLGAQPPTPSWGAMMSSGTAQIFIAPWIIIFPGVAIAATVIAINLFGDSLIDALDIRQRLRDV